In Magnetococcales bacterium, one genomic interval encodes:
- a CDS encoding ChbG/HpnK family deacetylase, translated as MNPKVFDLESPVNRMVVDSVVSCVINADDLGISPEVNEKIFSLLDGGQLKSASLLVNGPAIAAAVARVAAYPHCSFGVHLNLTYGPPLTCNEDLNPILDGNGMFFEEFDRDRLTPAVQEAVFEEWRVQVETARAMGVAVSHLDSHHHVHRIAALLPCLTRLQRQLRIDRLRGSWTIFPESGAGYPFGHPQAFHETRTTQAFAALHTFMAHFGDNRSQPGPRIWELMTHPGSPNDGDTSLLLGGWRERLCFPVEILSFHEL; from the coding sequence ATGAATCCAAAGGTATTCGATCTTGAATCGCCAGTAAATCGGATGGTCGTGGATTCGGTCGTATCCTGCGTGATCAATGCCGATGATCTTGGAATTTCTCCCGAGGTCAACGAGAAAATTTTTTCCCTTCTTGATGGCGGACAACTGAAATCGGCCTCGTTGCTCGTGAACGGTCCCGCCATCGCTGCGGCGGTGGCCAGGGTTGCCGCCTATCCCCATTGTTCCTTCGGTGTCCATTTGAACCTGACGTATGGTCCACCCCTGACCTGCAATGAGGACTTGAACCCCATTCTGGATGGGAACGGCATGTTTTTCGAGGAATTTGATCGGGATCGCCTGACGCCGGCGGTTCAGGAGGCCGTGTTCGAGGAATGGCGGGTCCAGGTCGAGACGGCCAGGGCCATGGGGGTTGCCGTCAGTCATCTGGATTCGCACCATCACGTCCATCGGATCGCGGCGTTGTTGCCCTGCCTGACCCGGTTGCAACGGCAACTGCGGATCGACCGTCTGCGTGGCAGTTGGACCATCTTTCCCGAATCGGGGGCGGGGTATCCCTTTGGCCATCCACAGGCGTTTCATGAGACCCGGACCACCCAGGCCTTTGCCGCGTTGCACACGTTCATGGCTCATTTTGGTGACAACAGATCGCAGCCAGGACCCAGAATCTGGGAACTCATGACCCATCCAGGATCACCCAATGACGGCGACACCTCCCTGTTGCTGGGGGGGTGGCGCGAACGGCTTTGCTTCCCAGTGGAAATTCTTTCCTTTCATGAGTTATAA